From Pontibacter actiniarum, a single genomic window includes:
- a CDS encoding copper resistance protein NlpE N-terminal domain-containing protein translates to MKTLIAFIILFSVTFGSQQAQAQTGKSYSEWLKGKSGGSKATAKKASAKAKAAGTTAEAASAPAMAAPNGTFRGTLACADCQGIRVELTLTGAPKDANRSFTMKQMYVGKPESKGVVSSSGKWFLAKGNIQNPEAVVLQLIPTAGDVEPVYFLQVSEREIKLLNRQQDEFKDSRNYSLRKL, encoded by the coding sequence TTTATAATCCTATTCTCAGTAACCTTTGGCTCGCAGCAGGCACAGGCACAAACCGGTAAAAGCTATAGCGAGTGGCTGAAAGGCAAAAGCGGAGGCAGCAAGGCCACGGCCAAAAAAGCTTCCGCCAAGGCGAAGGCTGCCGGAACAACAGCAGAGGCCGCCTCCGCTCCTGCCATGGCGGCACCCAACGGCACCTTCAGAGGCACGTTAGCCTGCGCCGACTGCCAGGGCATACGGGTGGAGCTGACACTCACAGGTGCCCCGAAAGACGCCAACCGCTCCTTTACGATGAAACAGATGTACGTGGGCAAACCAGAGAGCAAAGGTGTGGTTAGCAGCAGCGGCAAGTGGTTTTTGGCAAAAGGCAACATACAGAACCCGGAAGCGGTGGTACTGCAGCTGATACCGACAGCCGGCGACGTAGAGCCGGTCTACTTTCTGCAGGTAAGCGAGCGCGAGATCAAACTACTCAACCGCCAGCAGGATGAGTTTAAGGATTCCCGGAACTACTCGCTCCGCAAACTATAG